DNA sequence from the Puntigrus tetrazona isolate hp1 chromosome 2, ASM1883169v1, whole genome shotgun sequence genome:
GGTCCGCGCGTGTGGGGACCCTGAGCACCGCGTCAGGCGCGTTTCAAACAGCGAGAGTGACACGAACGAATACAAAGTTTAGACTTACTTTTTTACACAGGCTTTCTCCGCAGATATATAATGTTCTCCGGGTTTATGTATGCCGTTCGAGGCTGCCACGCGAGGAGAAACTCTCGGTAAGTCAAACTTTCACTGACCGAGTCTCGTCCGCGCGCGAGCTTTAATAACGCCCCCTCCTCGCCCTCCCCTCCCTCCCCTCCCCGTGCACTTAATGACAGTTGTATTTgagatataaattaaattaaaaagggaCCCTGTTcttgttaaatcattttaaacaaggCATCactctgctgaaaaaaataaaataaaaaaaaataatgcaaccGTCACAAAAATCTAATTGTTTTCACTACGAATGTcattataaacattacaaaccatcaacatttatgctttattttatttttttattttttgaggaGGTTGTGGTCTAcccagtaaaaccattacaaatgtTGTGGAggtgtctattttatttttatttttttataatattctgtAATACCACAGCAATTATTTCCCCTTTCCACCCTAAGAATAGTGTGGTAGAGGAAGTGAAAGTGCAGGGTCAAGCTATACAACATCCCTTTTGTAAAGGCTATGCAGTTTAGCTCAAGCCTTGAGTTTCTTAAAGGGGTGTTTAACCCCcaaatttaatttctgtcaTTACTCACAGCCATGTGTTTCAAAACCTTTAAGACCTTAATTTAactttagaacacaaattaagatattttggactAAATCCATAACGCTTTCCGAcctcccatagacagcaatgtaactGAAATGTTATCGGACCCAGAGAAGGTAAAAAATCAGTTGTTCAGTAAAAATATTGCCAAAAATTGCACAATAATGACATAATACTCGTAGCATTCATTTAAGAATTTGATtggaatatttataaaaatgtacaaaaaagttGAAGTTgaattttgcttatttttttatcttagtGTTCCTATAAATGTAACGGATGTAAgatatataacaattattaagACTTCAGAAATATGTGATTTCATTTcccacttttttttaacacactttttaaacactccaatattgtaaaaataattattgattattcCTAAGGGTGACTAGTGGCacatcattttgatattttcacgTCTGGGAAAAACAATTAGGATTAAATGGGTTAACTCAAACTCAAGCTGAATGCAATCGAGGTGAAAAGTCAGAGGAACTTCATCAGGTCAATAGTAATGTTTCTGAGTAATATATGTGGTTTCAGTAAAACCATTGCATAGGAACAGAAAACCTCAGAGTTCACCAGCGTTCAAAGTTACACAAGCATCTGACCAAAATCATGCAAGTTTATCAGCTTGATCGGTCAATATCGATTGGTTTATATGATAATCTTTATATATGACCGTTGCTATAGTGATTTTTTATAGTcataaaatctataaatctataGTGACAGTTACAGTCGTGCCACttactatattttcttttttaaaaataatattttcacagatTAATCATTGCCCCATACAGGATATATCGCTGTTTATGacctaaaaggaaaaaaaaattactgggcatgggaGCATGGCATGGCTTTGACGTCAAGACATGAGTTTACGCAACGTTTGTCTGTTAAACTGGAAGAGCTTAGGAAACAGCGACATCCTTTCTGATTCATGTATTCATTACATAGTGCAGAGGATTTGGTGGTAAAGACCATGACGTATGACTTTAACATGGTTTATGACTTCATAGAGACGTAGTGGTAAATATATGAAGGCGTGTCTTGTTCTTATCTGAACAAAAATCTatagaaaaaaaagctgttagGAAATACATCATCATGAGCAGTGTCTGATTCATAAAAGCAACACCTTTCAGTGTAATCAATCCGATCCGCCCATGTTCAGTTCGCCGAGGACAATATAACTATAACTAGGCaaattgaatattgaatattgtcAGAATTAGGGTTGAATATAGTCAGAATAAACACTGACCTTAAACAGAGGTGTAAAATACTTgaatactatatttaaatactattttgagaacattttactttattcaatacaatttaaactatacttgtacttttacttgattacatttttgaagaaaaaacagTACCTccttataattttatttgaacttaTAAAGTACATGAAAtgtttgtacaaaaaaagtacattaatttTGTGTTAATTGCAAGCTCAAATGTACACGCCTGATGCGAGTAACAATGgaaatttaaatagaatttatatttttgtgggaattattatttttttattaaaatatttagatgaCAATTGTATGTTTGGTTAATTGTCACTCATGTTTAGTGATGTTCTTACCAGATAAGTTGGATTAATATTATGTCATTATATGACACATAGAGTAGGAATTTGGactaatatgtatttgttttttttatcttaatagTTACATGACTTTCTCATTAATTCATAGTTAGTTGCAAATAATTATGTAGCAATATTTGCTGAGAAAAaggccaaaataaaaattattaattatccTTTTAGTTAGGTAAACAACGCAAAattgtttgtatatttcaattttatgacTCTCCTCATTAATTCAGCCAATATTTGCATCTTGTTTGGAATATGTTTCTAAACCTCTGCAtcaaattgttattaaaaacgTTAGTTCACCGCAAAATTAACTTTCTTATGTTTTCCGtagactttctttcttcagatgaacacagattTTTAGTCCGTATAATGCAAGGGGACATGACAAATACAGAAACCACACAAAGTGAACACGACAGTCAAGTTAAAATACAagaagtatttaaaaagtatttgtaatCTTTTTACACAGGCCTCTTTTTTCACTTAAGGATACACTGATTCATTAACAGGGGTTGTAAGACTCACTGTCATATTCACTTTTTTCCCttacttgtgttttatttaatttagatgaTTTAGATCttagtttgtgttcatctgatGAATGACAGTCATTTAATTGTTATTGCTGCACTAGAtgtatgaataaaatcaaataaaactatttgcaGTTCCAAATGATGAGTACTCTACCTTTATGAGGAAAAATGAGGGCGTTTTAATTTTCCActcttatttagaaaaaaatgtggtGATGGCACTATAGCACCGCCGAGCTTCCACTCTTCACACAGACGATTGGACGTTTATCGCACATTTATATTGTGATATCcgttatgtttttgtgtgtgtttatttaagaaGGCTAAACTCATCAAACATTTGCTTAAATCACTGTCTGGCCACTTGATATGAAGAATCATATACCAGCCATGTTTCTAAATGAACTTATTTAACTAACCACTTTGCcattaaaaaccaaaactgCAACAGCAGCTGTTTAAtttgatagagagagagaaacagagagagagagagagagagagagatagaaacagagagaaagtgagagagagagagagagagaaagagagagagagagagagagagagagaaagagaagagagaagagagagagagagagagagagagagagagagagagactatagagacagagagagattgtTTTTCTAATAGTAGAAGGTATAGTACAATGTTTTAAACAGGTCCCCCCTCTACCCAGACTCATACTCATACCCAGACACCCCTGCGATTGACTAATTATTTACCTGGGTTGTGAAGGGGTAAATTAACTAGTTATAGCTTGGAATAAAAGAGCATATAGTTATTGTGTTGGGGCCCCATACCCAAAATTTGCTTAGGGCACCCAAATCACTAAGTCCACCCCACGCTTTGGGTTCAGTTTTAGTAATCCATTGCATGCTATTTTTACTGATTTGCAGTGGGTTATATGAGTGTACCGTGTGCATGATGTGAATGCACTGAATGTTCTGTAGTGTGCGGTATGCAACAGAGCGCAGTAACCCACGTGACTTCCACCACGcaagaaaaaatgcaaaaaaatgttgacatacttaaaaaaaagttaaaacgaTGAGTcagaatattattaaattattagattATGGTTTATGAAGTTGAAATATGGCgtaattaagtcatttttaaggAATTGGGTATCTGCTTTAGCTGTATGTTTAGTACCGGCTAATAAGagtttaaagaacctttttttaaaagaaaagaaatatttctttaagttAAAGGCTCTTCACAGAAGCAGTACTGCCAGTAGGTTAATAGGCTGATAGGCTAATGCCTGTGTACCGCACATTATTGAATTTACTGCACATTTATGAACAATGCGTTTATTTTCAATCTTTTGTGTGACAAATGAACCGTAAACACTCAGACacagatgaaaaaataaacagctgTAGCAAAATCGTGTCCttgttcatgcatttatttatttattttttttccttagtaTGAATATGGAATACAGATATGAAATAGCGCCCACACTGAAAGAATCACTTTAAAACTCCTTTAACTGGTCTTGCATTAGTAAATAATTCTACTCATTTATGTGTGACACGCACTACacggaaaaaaagaaaatcattgcattcacaatttttttttttttggtgcttttttCTGTGTAGTGCACGTCACTTAAAGTGTACATCAACGCTACAGCTTggctcatttttaaatgataggAGTGTTGCACAGGTCCTTCTGACAGCAGCTGACTTTAATGAAGGGACTGGACTGAAGAATCATGCAGTCTGCCATGCTTATGCACCTCCGGAAGTAAGAATCTAGAGGAAAGGATgagaaaatataagaaaaagagGTTCTTTGTTCGTCCTGGTGTGTTTTTCCCTGTGTAAAAGTCATtctacacattaaaaataaataaatgcatcaaaaatactaGTAAACTCACAGGGAGAGATAGTGAATCTGGCAGACACGCAGGTGTCTTTATTATAGCCACAGGTCTCCTGAGTGGTCACACAACTTCCTCCAGATGCCCCGGGGACGCAGTTATAACATTTCAGGGCAGATCCTACAACACGGTTCATCTAATTATGAAAACTGcttctttattacattttaaatgcacaattagACTCTTTAGATAAGCTAACATTAACTCACCGTCCGACAATACGAGGGCAAGAACAAGAACCAGCAGCAGAACCTTCATCACTCCGTTGATTAAAGTTTCAAACGAAGCAATTAACCGGGCTATGGGGTGAAACAATATGATGTGTCACAAATATGATACAAAAATGCAGCAATATGTGTGGATAATGACAAATGTATTGCagttaaatcaaaattaaaaatgcccTTTAGCATTAACTACTGTAAGCCGAGAAGGTCAGATCAAGCCAACTcaagtgtaataaataaaatactgtgtgTAAACGTACCTCGTCTGTGAAGCAGAGCTGAGCTGAAGTGAGTTCATGCGTCCGTGTGTTTCCTCTTTTATACCGTGATGTGTCTGTAAACTTACAGGAATCTTTGTCAGGAATTTGGAAATTCTGTGTTGAATTTAGGCCAAAGAAACATGAACCACAACGCAAGTGTTTGTTCGCTGTGTGCTTCGGATGATAGAGTACGTGCCTCTTTTGTTGGTTAACTGGTCCATGTggttatgtaacattttttgtcttgttctgttctgtttttccCGATTTatcaacaaaaatacattgtttccTCACATCTTCTTTAATGTGCTTACGTACGAACCTAGAGGTTCATTTGATTACCTTGtagatattttattcattgttcAATCTGTAAATAAGGCAGTGACGCATCTTTAAACATCTATATTTCCAGTTCgacatgtttaaatattatcacTGGCTATTATCCttatctgtttttattgttttgttttattgtcgTGTTACTTAGTGCATTATTATTTCAGTCGAACTTATAAAACCCTCTGTTTCAAACTGGATATAAAATCCTGATCAGTGGCAAAAAGATTTTACAT
Encoded proteins:
- the LOC122322983 gene encoding CD59 glycoprotein-like, producing the protein MKVLLLVLVLALVLSDGSALKCYNCVPGASGGSCVTTQETCGYNKDTCVSARFTISPYSYFRRCISMADCMILQSSPFIKVSCCQKDLCNTPII